From one Solanum stenotomum isolate F172 chromosome 12, ASM1918654v1, whole genome shotgun sequence genomic stretch:
- the LOC125849064 gene encoding UDP-glycosyltransferase 90A1-like isoform X1, producing MQKDPKFSKISTIQGAECRVMASPSPRTIHVVVFPFMSKGHTIPIFDLARFLLCRKISITIFTTPANRPFFSNSLSDTNINIIEIPFPQNIQGVPPGVESTDKLPSMSLFATFANATKLMKPHFEKALESLPPVTFMITDGFLGWTLDSANKFGIPRLVYFGMNAFSRVLMISAASVLRTQVSDDELFEVPDFPWIKITRNDIDLPFRDREPKGPLFDFVKEQSMPTSKSYGLLVNSFYELESVYVNCCNRISSPKSWCIGPLCVFHKPAKEQQGVSEKPSYIKWLDGMLEQGKQVLYVAFGTQAELSPDQFKEIKIGLEKSQVNFLWVVRRTIDETDDEFENRVKNRGLVVTEWVDQREILSHRSVEGFLSHCGWNSVIESICAKVPILAWPMMADQHLNARMVVEVIKIGLRAETCDGSVRGFVKWEGLEKSAKELMEGDKGKEARKKVKEIGEAAINAVKEGGSSWQTLNELIVELTESKSV from the coding sequence ATGCAGAAGGatcccaaattctcaaaaatatcAACAATCCAAGGAGCAGAGTGCAGAGTGATGGCTTCTCCTTCTCCTCGTACTATCCATGTTGTTGTTTTCCCTTTCATGTCCAAGGGCCACACAATTCCTATCTTCGACCTTGCTCGCTTTCTTCTCTGCCGCAAAATTTCCATTACCATCTTCACCACTCCTGCAAATCGTCCATTCTTCTCCAATTCCCTTTCCGACACCAACATCAATATCATCGAAATCCCTTTTCCTCAAAACATACAAGGAGTTCCACCAGGTGTGGAAAGCACTGATAAACTTCCGTCCATGTCCCTTTTTGCTACTTTTGCCAATGCCACTAAATTGATGAAACCCCATTTTGAAAAGGCCTTGGAATCTCTTCCCCCAGTTACTTTCATGATCACTGATGGCTTTCTCGGCTGGACTTTAGATTCAGCTAACAAATTTGGTATCCCAAGACTCGTTTATTTTGGCATGAATGCATTTTCAAGGGTCTTGATGATTTCAGCTGCTTCAGTTCTTAGGACACAAGTGTCTGATGATGAGCTATTTGAAGTCCCTGATTTCCCCTGGATTAAAATCACTAGGAATGACATTGATTTACCCTTCAGAGACCGGGAACCCAAAGGCCCCCTTTTCGATTTTGTCAAGGAGCAATCCATGCCGACCTCTAAAAGCTATGGTCTACTTGTCAACAGCTTTTACGAGCTTGAATCTGTTTATGTAAACTGTTGTAACCGTATATCTAGTCCTAAATCATGGTGCATTGGACCTTTATGTGTGTTTCACAAGCCGGCAAAAGAACAACAGGGAGTCTCAGAGAAACCTTCGTACATCAAATGGCTTGACGGAATGCTAGAACAGGGGAAGCAAGTTTTATACGTCGCATTTGGGACCCAAGCAGAGTTATCTCCTGACCAATTCAAGGAAATCAAAATTGGGTTGGAGAAATCCCAAGTGAACTTTTTATGGGTAGTCAGGAGAACCATAGATGAAACTGACGACGAGTTTGAAAACAGAGTAAAAAACAGGGGACTGGTGGTAACAGAGTGGGTTGATCAAAGAGAAATCCTGAGCCACAGAAGCGTTGAAGGTTTTCTAAGCCACTGCGGTTGGAATTCAGTGATAGAGAGCATATGCGCGAAGGTGCCTATACTGGCATGGCCAATGATGGCAGATCAACACCTGAATGCAAGAATGGTGGTGGAGGTAATCAAGATTGGACTAAGGGCTGAGACGTGCGATGGGTCAGTGAGAGGGTTCGTGAAGTGGGAAGGACTGGAAAAGTCAGCAAAGGAGTTGATGGAAGGAGATAAAGGCAAAGAGGCAAGGAAGAAAGTGAAGGAGATTGGAGAAGCAGCCATTAATGCTGTAAAAGAAGGTGGATCATCATGGCAAACGTTGAATGAGCTGATTGTAGAGTTAACTGAAAGTAAAAGTGTTTGA
- the LOC125849064 gene encoding UDP-glycosyltransferase 90A1-like isoform X2, which produces MSKGHTIPIFDLARFLLCRKISITIFTTPANRPFFSNSLSDTNINIIEIPFPQNIQGVPPGVESTDKLPSMSLFATFANATKLMKPHFEKALESLPPVTFMITDGFLGWTLDSANKFGIPRLVYFGMNAFSRVLMISAASVLRTQVSDDELFEVPDFPWIKITRNDIDLPFRDREPKGPLFDFVKEQSMPTSKSYGLLVNSFYELESVYVNCCNRISSPKSWCIGPLCVFHKPAKEQQGVSEKPSYIKWLDGMLEQGKQVLYVAFGTQAELSPDQFKEIKIGLEKSQVNFLWVVRRTIDETDDEFENRVKNRGLVVTEWVDQREILSHRSVEGFLSHCGWNSVIESICAKVPILAWPMMADQHLNARMVVEVIKIGLRAETCDGSVRGFVKWEGLEKSAKELMEGDKGKEARKKVKEIGEAAINAVKEGGSSWQTLNELIVELTESKSV; this is translated from the coding sequence CTTGCTCGCTTTCTTCTCTGCCGCAAAATTTCCATTACCATCTTCACCACTCCTGCAAATCGTCCATTCTTCTCCAATTCCCTTTCCGACACCAACATCAATATCATCGAAATCCCTTTTCCTCAAAACATACAAGGAGTTCCACCAGGTGTGGAAAGCACTGATAAACTTCCGTCCATGTCCCTTTTTGCTACTTTTGCCAATGCCACTAAATTGATGAAACCCCATTTTGAAAAGGCCTTGGAATCTCTTCCCCCAGTTACTTTCATGATCACTGATGGCTTTCTCGGCTGGACTTTAGATTCAGCTAACAAATTTGGTATCCCAAGACTCGTTTATTTTGGCATGAATGCATTTTCAAGGGTCTTGATGATTTCAGCTGCTTCAGTTCTTAGGACACAAGTGTCTGATGATGAGCTATTTGAAGTCCCTGATTTCCCCTGGATTAAAATCACTAGGAATGACATTGATTTACCCTTCAGAGACCGGGAACCCAAAGGCCCCCTTTTCGATTTTGTCAAGGAGCAATCCATGCCGACCTCTAAAAGCTATGGTCTACTTGTCAACAGCTTTTACGAGCTTGAATCTGTTTATGTAAACTGTTGTAACCGTATATCTAGTCCTAAATCATGGTGCATTGGACCTTTATGTGTGTTTCACAAGCCGGCAAAAGAACAACAGGGAGTCTCAGAGAAACCTTCGTACATCAAATGGCTTGACGGAATGCTAGAACAGGGGAAGCAAGTTTTATACGTCGCATTTGGGACCCAAGCAGAGTTATCTCCTGACCAATTCAAGGAAATCAAAATTGGGTTGGAGAAATCCCAAGTGAACTTTTTATGGGTAGTCAGGAGAACCATAGATGAAACTGACGACGAGTTTGAAAACAGAGTAAAAAACAGGGGACTGGTGGTAACAGAGTGGGTTGATCAAAGAGAAATCCTGAGCCACAGAAGCGTTGAAGGTTTTCTAAGCCACTGCGGTTGGAATTCAGTGATAGAGAGCATATGCGCGAAGGTGCCTATACTGGCATGGCCAATGATGGCAGATCAACACCTGAATGCAAGAATGGTGGTGGAGGTAATCAAGATTGGACTAAGGGCTGAGACGTGCGATGGGTCAGTGAGAGGGTTCGTGAAGTGGGAAGGACTGGAAAAGTCAGCAAAGGAGTTGATGGAAGGAGATAAAGGCAAAGAGGCAAGGAAGAAAGTGAAGGAGATTGGAGAAGCAGCCATTAATGCTGTAAAAGAAGGTGGATCATCATGGCAAACGTTGAATGAGCTGATTGTAGAGTTAACTGAAAGTAAAAGTGTTTGA
- the LOC125849287 gene encoding RING-H2 finger protein ATL46-like, with protein MICLFSEVRRVQRLDFGHTHLKMSWIHHKKGDVFAYAPSLSPTSHSSFGANSNFHKAPSLSPSSSENKISPAVLIIIVILAVIFFISGLLHLLVRFIIKHPSSSSSSPSSSQSNRQPEVSSSEALQRQLQQLFHQHESGLDQAFIDALPVFVYKEVVVGPTKEPFDCAVCLCEFSEKDKLRLLPTCSHAFHINCIDTWLLTNSTCPLCRGTLFDPGFLTGFDFDSPIEEDGCAGNRDHVLSAAQKTIEIEEVAVDKATFPVRLGKFKKLNVGAEEGEGEGEGESSSSSLDARRCYSLGSYQYVVGDFNLMVDLSSEQNAYNVKLAKLRERCANLSIEGDGDGKRIGIGTKTDSYSFSKIWLWSKKGKFASSSECQLEDPRPNMDLPWLAKTEDS; from the coding sequence ATGATCTGTTTATTTAGTGAAGTTAGAAGAGTGCAAAGATTGGATTTTGGGCATACCCATTTGAAAATGTCATGGATTCACCATAAGAAAGGTGATGTCTTTGCATATGCCCCTTCTCTATCTCCCACATCTCACTCTTCATTTGGTGCAAATTCTAATTTTCACAAAGCACCAAGCCTTTCTCCATCTTCTTCTGAGAACAAAATTAGTCCAGCTGTTCTTATCATTATAGTCATATTAGCTGTTATCTTTTTCATATCAGGTCTTCTCCACTTGCTTGTTAGATTTATTATCAAacacccttcttcttcttcttcttcaccatcATCATCTCAGTCTAATAGACAGCCAGAAGTTTCTAGCTCTGAGGCCTTGCAAAGACAATTGCAGCAGCTTTTCCATCAACATGAGTCTGGTCTTGATCAAGCTTTTATTGATGCATTACCTGTCTTTGTGTACAAAGAAGTTGTTGTTGGTCCTACTAAAGAGCCCTTTGATTGTGCTGTTTGTTTGTGTGAATTCTCTGAAAAGGACAAGTTGAGATTACTCCCAACTTGCAGCCATGCTTTCCATATCAACTGCATAGATACATGGCTCTTAACAAACTCAACATGCCCCTTATGTAGAGGAACCCTTTTCGATCCCGGATTCTTAACAGGTTTTGATTTTGATAGCCCCATAGAAGAAGATGGATGTGCTGGTAATAGAGATCATGTGTTGTCTGCTGCTCAGAAAACAATTGAAATTGAGGAAGTTGCAGTTGACAAAGCAACATTTCCTGTGAGACTTGGtaagtttaaaaaattgaatgttgGTGCAGAGGagggagaaggagaaggagaaggagagagtagtagtagtagtttgGATGCTAGGAGATGCTATTCATTGGGTTCATATCAGTATGTGGTGGGTGATTTTAATCTTATGGTAGACTTGAGCAGTGAGCAAAACGCGTACAATGTGAAGCTTGCCAAGTTGCGTGAACGTTGTGCTAATTTATCAATAGAAGGTGATGGGGATGGGAAAAGGATAGGCATTGGAACGAAGACGGATAGCTATTCTTTTTCCAAGATTTGGCTTTGGTCTAAGAAAGGGAAATTTGCAAGTTCTTCAGAATGTCAATTGGAGGATCCGCGTCCTAATATGGACTTACCATGGTTGGCAAAAACAGAAGACAGTTAA